In Lycorma delicatula isolate Av1 chromosome 10, ASM4794821v1, whole genome shotgun sequence, a genomic segment contains:
- the LOC142331040 gene encoding uncharacterized protein LOC142331040 isoform X4, whose translation MHVKEEFDGHVFKKFEHKDDLCDGTRFTVRRMENNVLKCKISTGGKQGETMYIPRITLIDESTKGFSLKRLQFPLRLAFCMKKVLNWSVLI comes from the coding sequence TTAAAGAAGAATTCGACGGTCATGTGTTTAAGAAATTTGAGCATAAAGATGATTTATGCGATGGAACGAGATTTACTGTTAGAAGAATggagaataatgttttaaagtgcAAAATTTCGACTGGAGGTAAGCAAGGAGAAACAATGTATATTCCAAGAATAACTTTGATCGATGAGAGTACAAAAGGGTTTTCATTGAAGAGACTTCAGTTTCCTCTGCGATTAgctttttgtatgaaaaaagttttgaattggtCGGTATTGATTTGA